From a single Sulfolobus sp. E5-1-F genomic region:
- a CDS encoding TenA family transcriptional regulator → MNVLEQIRKELEGLNEQIINHPILKDLKKEVVHSFVINQWYIVNHDLRSLAIGLSRSTNLDELDIFKILLDGDHKALKELVKLMNELKIEVKDPLLYDVSPLAISYTHYLSWLANYAKPSEFLFAGIVNLPVWANVVTRFGDAIKEKFGIRETGFFDAFKGSYKELEDRIVKLIENSKVERLRRIAYTIQYYEKSFWDSIYVDHKG, encoded by the coding sequence ATGAATGTACTAGAACAGATAAGGAAGGAATTAGAGGGATTAAACGAGCAAATAATTAATCATCCAATATTGAAAGACTTAAAAAAGGAAGTAGTTCATAGTTTCGTTATAAATCAGTGGTATATTGTAAATCACGATTTAAGATCACTTGCAATAGGTCTGTCAAGGAGTACTAATTTAGATGAGCTCGACATATTTAAGATATTACTTGACGGTGATCATAAAGCGTTAAAGGAGTTAGTGAAACTTATGAATGAGTTAAAAATTGAGGTAAAGGATCCACTACTGTATGACGTTTCTCCTCTAGCCATAAGCTATACTCATTATTTATCCTGGTTAGCTAATTACGCAAAACCCTCTGAATTCCTATTTGCTGGGATTGTTAATTTACCGGTATGGGCTAATGTTGTAACCAGGTTTGGAGATGCAATAAAGGAGAAATTTGGTATAAGGGAGACAGGGTTCTTTGATGCATTTAAAGGTTCTTATAAGGAGTTAGAGGATAGGATAGTAAAGTTAATTGAGAATAGTAAAGTTGAGAGGCTTAGAAGAATTGCTTACACTATTCAATATTATGAGAAGTCCTTCTGGGACTCAATATATGTAGATCATAAGGGATAA
- a CDS encoding xanthine dehydrogenase family protein molybdopterin-binding subunit, which translates to MKRIDAYDLLIGKGNYVDDITYKGKYAVFIRSPYPHARIININKEYAERRGALVLTGKDLVSRSVESGEREGASLTTPLMAINKALYVGQPIALVIANDPYEATDLAELVQVDYEPLEGIGSIEKSLENKVLVFEDLKTNVVREQTFEFGKMNTQGRHLELELYWSRSSGNPIEPNGAIAIPTDDGLTLISNQQAGNVVSNEIQKALGVKVIHKNARQGGSFGEKFSLVRYLTVLGFAALKFKVPIKWIETRTEHLMASNGSGPERKFKIHAYYSSDGRVNSLDIHIWEDVGASKDAGQPFKPLAFLTGPYKIGGIRYTGTLVATNKNPAGAFRGAGTPPHTWALERTMDAIADDLGISKAEVRKINAIDSFPYDSGFAYYDSGNPRGLLDLALSRNDIFAMRNKNTGVGLALSTDPSTPSGSERVKIKVKNNKIVIGLGFGPEGQGNEHSAVVIASRLLGISPEDIKYEILDNTELPTSFGPGGSRMAIYTFGAVSGAVEELKARLRRKAEVILNDKVIDYRDGYFIGENGGKVRITSLEGEEVDFTYTLQGKYRFNAYPFACDLAVVRIDEGKIKPIKHVVYIDPGTPIDEDLVKEQVIGGTAIGISLALYEHYVYDENANLLTTSLADYGMPTAADLPEIEVNIVPTPSPSTPYGAKGIGEIPVGVAAAAVTSAIEDVIKRRINKVPVRLEDLY; encoded by the coding sequence ATGAAAAGAATAGATGCGTATGATCTATTAATAGGAAAGGGTAATTACGTAGACGATATAACCTATAAAGGAAAGTACGCAGTATTCATCAGAAGTCCATACCCCCATGCCAGAATAATTAATATCAATAAAGAATATGCGGAAAGGAGAGGCGCGTTAGTTCTAACCGGTAAAGATTTAGTATCTAGAAGCGTTGAATCCGGTGAAAGAGAAGGAGCGAGTTTAACAACTCCATTAATGGCAATAAATAAGGCATTATACGTTGGCCAACCAATAGCTCTAGTTATTGCAAATGACCCATACGAAGCTACAGATTTAGCTGAACTTGTTCAAGTAGATTACGAACCATTGGAGGGCATAGGAAGTATTGAAAAATCTTTAGAAAATAAAGTATTAGTCTTTGAAGATTTAAAGACGAATGTAGTAAGAGAACAAACCTTTGAATTTGGAAAGATGAATACACAAGGTAGGCACTTAGAATTGGAATTGTATTGGTCTAGGAGTTCTGGTAACCCGATAGAGCCTAATGGAGCAATAGCAATCCCAACAGACGATGGATTAACCTTAATTTCGAATCAACAAGCAGGGAACGTAGTATCAAATGAAATACAAAAGGCACTAGGAGTCAAAGTAATCCATAAGAACGCTAGGCAAGGAGGAAGTTTTGGTGAGAAGTTCTCTTTAGTCAGATACTTGACGGTATTAGGCTTTGCAGCGTTAAAGTTTAAGGTACCAATTAAGTGGATCGAGACTAGAACAGAGCATTTAATGGCATCAAACGGAAGTGGACCAGAAAGGAAATTCAAAATTCACGCTTACTACTCCTCTGATGGAAGAGTAAATAGTTTAGATATCCACATATGGGAAGACGTCGGCGCCTCTAAAGATGCTGGTCAACCATTTAAACCTTTAGCGTTCTTGACGGGACCATACAAGATCGGAGGAATAAGATACACTGGTACCCTTGTTGCGACAAATAAGAACCCAGCAGGTGCGTTTAGAGGGGCTGGCACTCCACCTCATACTTGGGCATTGGAAAGAACAATGGATGCCATAGCTGACGATTTAGGTATTAGTAAAGCTGAAGTGAGAAAGATTAATGCAATAGATAGTTTCCCCTACGATAGTGGATTTGCATACTATGATTCTGGAAACCCAAGAGGCTTACTAGATTTAGCGTTATCAAGAAATGATATCTTTGCTATGAGGAATAAAAACACCGGGGTAGGTCTAGCACTATCAACAGACCCAAGTACGCCTTCTGGTAGTGAGAGAGTGAAAATTAAGGTTAAGAATAATAAAATTGTAATCGGTTTGGGATTTGGTCCTGAAGGTCAAGGTAATGAACATTCAGCAGTAGTAATAGCTTCAAGATTACTAGGAATAAGTCCCGAGGACATTAAATATGAGATCTTAGATAACACTGAACTACCAACATCCTTTGGTCCAGGAGGAAGTAGAATGGCGATTTACACTTTCGGTGCAGTTTCTGGGGCAGTAGAAGAGTTAAAGGCTAGATTAAGGAGAAAAGCTGAAGTTATCTTAAACGATAAAGTAATAGATTATAGAGATGGGTACTTTATAGGAGAAAATGGAGGAAAAGTTAGGATTACTTCGCTTGAGGGAGAAGAAGTCGACTTTACTTACACTCTGCAAGGTAAGTATAGATTCAATGCTTATCCATTCGCTTGCGACCTAGCAGTAGTTAGAATAGATGAGGGTAAGATAAAACCGATAAAGCACGTAGTTTACATTGATCCGGGAACTCCAATAGATGAGGATCTAGTAAAGGAACAAGTAATAGGAGGCACTGCGATTGGAATTTCTCTGGCGTTGTACGAGCATTACGTATACGATGAGAACGCTAACTTGTTGACTACTAGCTTAGCAGATTACGGAATGCCAACTGCTGCTGATTTACCGGAAATAGAGGTTAATATAGTTCCAACTCCTTCTCCCTCAACTCCTTATGGAGCTAAGGGGATAGGGGAAATCCCAGTGGGAGTAGCTGCAGCTGCAGTCACTAGCGCTATAGAAGACGTTATAAAGAGAAGGATAAATAAGGTTCCAGTAAGACTAGAAGACCTTTATTAA
- the treZ gene encoding malto-oligosyltrehalose trehalohydrolase, giving the protein MTFGYSFYENSVTFNLWAPYQRKVKLKILNKGIYEMERDEKGYFTITLDNVRVGDRYKYVLDDNSEVPDPASRYQPEGVHGYSEIISPEFEWNDENSVKVKREDLIIYELHIGTFTSEGTFEGVIKKLNYLKELGITAIEIMPIAQFPGKRDWGYDGVYLYAVQNSYGGPIEFKKLINEAHKLGLAIILDVVYNHVGPEGNYMVKLGPYFSEKYKTPWGLTFNFDDAGSDEVRKFILENVEYWINEFHIDGFRLDAVHAIIDNSPKHILEDIADVVHKYNKIVIAESDLNDPRVVNPKEKCGYNIDAQWVDDFHHAIHALLTGEKQGYYSDFGSIGDIVKSYKDVFVYDGKYSNFRRKTHGKPVGDLDGCKFVVYIQNHDQVGNRGGGERLIKLVDKESYKIAAALYILSPYIPMIFMGEEYGEENPFYYFSDFSDPKLIQGVREGRKRENGQETDPQSDSTFNDSKLSWKINNDILSFYKSLIKIRKEYGLSCNRKLRVENGDHWLTIKGNEYLAVYVFSKSVIEMKYRGTLVLSSNNSFPSQITENKYELDKGFALYKL; this is encoded by the coding sequence ATGACGTTTGGTTATAGTTTTTACGAAAACAGTGTGACCTTTAATTTATGGGCTCCCTATCAAAGGAAAGTTAAGTTAAAGATACTAAACAAGGGAATTTATGAAATGGAAAGAGATGAGAAGGGATACTTTACCATTACGTTAGATAACGTGAGAGTTGGTGATAGATATAAGTATGTTCTAGATGACAACAGCGAAGTTCCAGATCCGGCTTCAAGGTATCAGCCCGAGGGAGTTCACGGATATTCTGAAATTATCTCACCGGAATTTGAATGGAATGATGAAAACTCCGTAAAGGTAAAAAGGGAAGATCTTATAATTTACGAGCTTCATATAGGTACGTTTACCTCTGAAGGTACCTTTGAAGGAGTGATAAAGAAATTAAACTACTTAAAAGAACTCGGAATAACTGCAATAGAGATAATGCCTATTGCACAGTTTCCAGGGAAAAGAGACTGGGGTTATGATGGGGTTTATTTATACGCTGTACAGAACTCTTATGGAGGACCAATTGAGTTTAAAAAATTAATAAATGAGGCCCATAAACTAGGATTAGCGATAATATTAGACGTAGTTTACAATCACGTTGGACCAGAAGGGAATTATATGGTAAAGTTAGGGCCCTATTTCTCAGAGAAATATAAAACACCCTGGGGCTTAACGTTTAATTTCGACGATGCTGGGAGTGACGAAGTCAGAAAGTTCATACTGGAAAACGTAGAATATTGGATAAATGAGTTTCACATTGATGGATTCAGACTTGATGCTGTTCACGCTATTATTGACAATTCTCCGAAACACATCTTAGAGGATATTGCTGATGTAGTTCATAAATATAATAAGATTGTAATAGCCGAGAGTGATTTGAATGATCCCAGAGTTGTTAATCCTAAAGAGAAGTGTGGATATAATATTGATGCCCAGTGGGTAGATGATTTTCATCACGCAATACATGCTTTATTGACTGGTGAGAAGCAAGGCTATTATAGTGACTTTGGTAGTATAGGTGATATAGTTAAATCGTACAAAGATGTCTTCGTATATGATGGGAAGTACTCAAATTTTAGAAGAAAAACTCACGGAAAACCGGTTGGCGATCTAGATGGTTGTAAGTTTGTAGTTTACATACAAAATCATGATCAGGTTGGCAATAGGGGTGGAGGAGAAAGATTAATTAAACTAGTTGATAAGGAGAGCTATAAGATTGCTGCAGCGCTTTATATACTTTCACCATATATTCCAATGATCTTTATGGGAGAGGAATACGGTGAGGAAAATCCGTTTTATTATTTTTCCGATTTTTCAGATCCTAAACTAATACAAGGGGTTAGGGAGGGTAGAAAAAGAGAGAATGGACAAGAGACTGACCCACAGTCTGACTCCACATTTAACGACTCTAAGTTAAGCTGGAAGATAAATAACGATATTCTTTCATTTTACAAGAGTTTAATAAAAATAAGGAAAGAGTATGGTTTATCTTGTAATAGGAAATTAAGGGTTGAGAATGGCGATCATTGGTTAACCATAAAAGGAAATGAATATTTAGCGGTTTACGTGTTTTCCAAATCGGTAATTGAAATGAAATATAGAGGGACTTTAGTTCTGTCCTCCAATAACTCTTTTCCATCACAAATTACAGAAAATAAGTACGAATTAGATAAAGGATTTGCTTTATATAAACTTTAG
- the glgX gene encoding glycogen debranching protein GlgX, which translates to MSVFFRTRDRPLRPGEPYPLGSNWIEDEDGINFSLFSENAEKVELLLYSQTNQKYPKEIIEVKNRTGDIWHVFIPGLRPGQLYAYRVYGPYKPELGLRFNPNKVLIDPYAKAINGNVIWNDAVFGYKIGDQNQDLSYDERDSSEYVPKSVVINPYFEWDDENFIKGNKVPLKDTVIYEVHVKGFTKLRLDLPENIRGTYEGLASEQMISYLKDLGITTVELMPVFHFIDQRYLIDKGLSNYWGYDPINFFSPECRYSSRGCLGEQVISFKKMVNELHNAGIEVIIDVVYNHTAEGNQLGPTLSFRGIDNTAYYMLQPDNKRYYLDFTGTGNTLNLSHPRVIQMVLDSLRYWVTEMHIDGFRFDLAAALARELYSVNMLNTFFITLQQDPILSQVKLIAEPWDVGQGGYQVGNFPYQWAEWNGKYRDTIRRFWRGEALPYSEVANRLLGSPDIYLGNNKTPFASINYVTSHDGFTLEDLVSYNQKHNEVNGFNNQDGMNENYSWNCGAEGPTNDQNVVICREKQKRNFIITLLISQGTPMILGGDELSRTQRGNNNAFCQDNEISWFDWNLDERKTKFLEFVKKMIQFYRAHPVFRRGSYFQGKKLFGMPLKDVTFFTPDGKEVDEKTWNSPTQTVIFVLEGSVMDEINRYGERIADDSFLIILNANPNNVKVKFPKGKWELIVSSYLREVKPDERIVESEKELEIEGRTALVYRRIEL; encoded by the coding sequence ATGTCAGTATTCTTCAGAACTAGAGATAGACCTCTACGTCCGGGAGAACCATATCCATTAGGTTCAAATTGGATTGAAGATGAGGACGGAATAAATTTTTCTTTATTCTCAGAAAATGCGGAAAAAGTTGAATTACTACTCTACTCACAAACAAATCAAAAGTACCCAAAGGAGATAATAGAAGTTAAAAACAGAACTGGAGATATTTGGCACGTATTTATTCCGGGACTGAGACCCGGTCAACTATACGCATATAGGGTTTATGGTCCATATAAACCGGAGTTGGGATTAAGGTTTAATCCAAATAAGGTTTTAATAGATCCTTACGCCAAAGCCATAAATGGTAATGTAATTTGGAACGACGCAGTGTTTGGTTATAAGATAGGGGATCAAAATCAAGATTTAAGTTATGACGAGAGAGATTCCAGCGAATATGTACCTAAAAGTGTCGTGATCAATCCATACTTTGAATGGGATGATGAAAATTTCATTAAGGGAAATAAAGTTCCATTAAAAGATACTGTAATTTACGAAGTTCACGTTAAAGGATTTACAAAACTTAGATTGGATTTGCCAGAGAACATAAGGGGAACTTATGAAGGTTTGGCTTCAGAACAGATGATCAGTTATCTCAAAGATTTAGGGATTACAACTGTAGAATTAATGCCAGTTTTCCACTTTATTGATCAAAGATATCTAATTGATAAAGGACTATCAAATTACTGGGGATATGATCCAATAAACTTCTTTTCCCCTGAATGTAGATATTCCAGTAGAGGCTGTTTAGGAGAACAAGTAATCAGTTTCAAGAAAATGGTAAACGAATTGCATAACGCAGGAATTGAGGTTATAATTGATGTTGTTTATAATCATACTGCCGAGGGGAATCAATTAGGGCCAACGTTGAGTTTCAGAGGTATCGATAATACAGCATATTATATGCTCCAACCAGACAATAAAAGATACTATTTAGATTTTACCGGAACCGGTAATACATTGAATCTTAGCCATCCTAGAGTAATTCAGATGGTTTTAGATAGCTTAAGGTATTGGGTCACAGAAATGCACATAGATGGCTTCAGATTTGACTTAGCGGCCGCTTTAGCTAGGGAATTGTACAGCGTTAATATGTTAAATACGTTCTTCATTACACTACAGCAAGACCCAATATTGTCACAAGTAAAACTAATAGCTGAACCGTGGGATGTGGGACAAGGAGGATATCAAGTAGGCAATTTCCCGTATCAATGGGCGGAGTGGAATGGAAAGTATAGAGATACAATAAGGAGATTTTGGAGAGGGGAAGCATTACCATATAGTGAGGTTGCTAACAGATTATTAGGCTCACCTGACATCTACTTAGGTAATAACAAAACACCATTTGCCAGTATAAATTACGTAACTTCACACGATGGCTTCACATTAGAAGATTTAGTTAGTTATAATCAAAAGCACAATGAAGTAAACGGTTTTAATAATCAAGATGGAATGAACGAGAACTATAGTTGGAATTGTGGTGCTGAAGGACCTACAAATGATCAAAACGTAGTAATATGTAGGGAAAAACAGAAAAGGAACTTCATAATAACGTTGCTAATTAGTCAAGGAACTCCTATGATATTGGGAGGAGATGAGTTAAGCAGAACACAAAGAGGAAATAATAACGCCTTCTGTCAAGATAATGAGATAAGTTGGTTTGATTGGAATTTAGATGAGAGAAAAACAAAATTTTTGGAGTTTGTTAAAAAGATGATTCAATTTTATAGAGCACATCCGGTATTTAGAAGAGGAAGCTATTTCCAAGGAAAGAAACTATTTGGAATGCCATTAAAAGATGTAACATTTTTCACTCCAGATGGGAAGGAAGTTGATGAGAAAACATGGAATTCCCCAACACAAACGGTTATTTTCGTGTTAGAGGGAAGCGTAATGGATGAAATCAATAGATACGGAGAGAGAATTGCAGATGATTCCTTCTTGATAATTCTTAACGCAAATCCTAATAACGTAAAAGTGAAGTTTCCAAAAGGTAAATGGGAACTAATCGTTAGTTCTTATTTAAGAGAGGTAAAACCAGATGAGAGAATTGTGGAAAGTGAAAAGGAACTGGAAATTGAGGGAAGGACAGCATTAGTTTATAGGAGGATAGAACTATGA
- a CDS encoding malto-oligosyltrehalose synthase has translation MIIGTYKVQLNREFNFYNLIENMDYFKELGVSHLYLSPILKAKPGSTHGYDVVDHSKINEELGGEEGYFKLIKEAKSRGLGIIQDIVPNHMAVHHTNWRLMDLLKNWKISKYYNYFDHYDEDKIILPILEDELDVVIEKGLIKVDKDKIEYRGLILPINDEGVEFLKKINCFDNSCLTKEDIKRLLLMQYYKLTYWKKGSPNYRRFFAVNDLIAVKVELDEVFRESHELIGKLPIDGLRIDHIDGLYDPKEYLDKLRQLVGNDKIIYVEKILTIDEKLRDDWKVNGTTGYDFLNYVNMLLVDRNSEEELTKFYESFIGREINIDELIIQSKRLVANQLFKDDIERLSKLLNVDYNYLVDFLACMKKYRTYVPYEDINSIRECDKERRIKDVKKIMRLQQYMPAIFAKGYEDTALFIYNRLISLNEVGSDLRKFSISLEEFHNFNLSRVNTTSMNTLSTHDTKFSEDVRARISVLSEIPKEWEERVIYWHDLLKPSIDKNDEYRFYQTLVGCYEGFDNKVRERIKSHMIKVIREAKVHTTWENPNTEYENKVLNFIDDTFENVSFRKDFEKFELKIAYFGYMKSLVATTLKFLSPGVPDIYQGTEVWRFLLTDPDNRMPVDFKKLRELLNNLTEKKLELSDPRVKMFYVKRLLQLRREYSLNDYKPLPFGFQRGKITLLFSPMVTREIREKIIIRQKSLDLIRNEEVSSGEYNLNDLIGEHKVIILAQKGK, from the coding sequence ATGATAATAGGCACGTATAAAGTGCAACTCAATAGAGAATTCAATTTTTATAATTTAATAGAAAATATGGATTATTTTAAAGAATTGGGAGTATCACACCTATACCTATCCCCAATACTTAAAGCCAAACCGGGAAGCACTCACGGTTACGATGTAGTAGATCATAGTAAAATTAACGAGGAATTAGGAGGAGAAGAGGGATACTTTAAACTAATTAAGGAAGCTAAGAGTAGAGGTTTAGGAATTATACAAGATATAGTGCCAAATCATATGGCAGTACATCATACTAATTGGAGACTCATGGACTTGTTAAAGAATTGGAAAATTAGTAAATACTATAACTATTTCGATCACTATGATGAAGATAAAATAATTCTTCCAATTCTTGAGGACGAATTAGATGTCGTTATAGAAAAGGGATTGATAAAAGTAGATAAGGATAAAATAGAGTACAGGGGACTTATATTACCAATAAATGATGAAGGAGTCGAGTTCTTGAAAAAAATTAATTGCTTTGATAATTCATGTTTAACGAAAGAGGATATAAAAAGACTGCTATTAATGCAATATTATAAGTTAACTTACTGGAAGAAAGGTAGCCCAAATTATAGAAGATTCTTCGCAGTAAATGATTTAATAGCAGTTAAGGTAGAATTAGACGAGGTATTTAGAGAATCACATGAGCTAATTGGTAAGCTACCTATAGATGGTTTGAGAATTGATCATATAGATGGACTATACGATCCTAAGGAGTATTTAGATAAGTTAAGACAGCTAGTAGGAAATGATAAGATAATATACGTAGAGAAGATATTGACAATTGACGAGAAATTAAGAGATGATTGGAAAGTAAACGGTACAACTGGATATGATTTCTTAAATTACGTTAACATGCTATTAGTAGATAGAAACAGCGAGGAGGAATTAACTAAGTTTTATGAGAGTTTCATAGGAAGGGAAATTAATATAGACGAGCTAATAATACAAAGTAAACGATTAGTAGCAAATCAATTGTTTAAAGATGACATAGAAAGGCTAAGTAAGTTGTTGAACGTTGATTACAATTATCTGGTAGATTTCCTAGCATGTATGAAAAAGTATAGGACATATGTACCATATGAGGACATTAACTCAATAAGGGAGTGCGATAAGGAGAGAAGGATAAAAGATGTAAAGAAAATTATGAGACTACAGCAATATATGCCAGCAATCTTCGCTAAGGGATATGAGGATACCGCTCTCTTCATCTACAATAGGTTAATCTCACTGAATGAAGTTGGTAGTGACCTAAGAAAATTCAGTATAAGCTTAGAAGAGTTTCATAACTTTAACCTAAGCAGAGTTAATACCACATCAATGAATACTCTCTCTACGCATGATACTAAATTCAGTGAAGACGTTAGAGCTAGAATTTCAGTGCTATCTGAAATACCAAAGGAATGGGAGGAGAGGGTAATATATTGGCACGATTTATTAAAGCCAAGTATAGATAAAAATGATGAATACAGATTTTATCAAACATTAGTGGGATGTTATGAGGGATTTGATAATAAGGTAAGGGAGAGAATAAAGAGCCATATGATTAAGGTCATTAGAGAAGCTAAGGTACATACAACATGGGAAAATCCAAATACAGAGTATGAAAATAAAGTTTTGAATTTCATAGATGACACATTTGAAAATGTAAGTTTTAGAAAAGATTTTGAAAAGTTTGAATTAAAAATAGCTTATTTCGGCTATATGAAATCATTAGTTGCTACAACACTTAAATTCCTTTCCCCCGGTGTTCCAGATATTTATCAAGGAACCGAAGTTTGGAGATTCTTACTCACAGACCCAGATAATAGAATGCCAGTGGATTTCAAGAAACTAAGAGAATTATTAAATAATTTGACTGAAAAGAAATTGGAACTTTCAGATCCAAGAGTTAAAATGTTTTACGTTAAGAGATTGCTACAGCTTAGAAGAGAGTATTCGTTAAATGATTATAAACCGTTACCCTTTGGTTTCCAGAGGGGAAAAATAACTCTACTTTTCTCACCAATGGTGACTAGGGAGATTAGAGAGAAGATTATTATAAGGCAAAAGAGCCTTGATTTGATTAGAAATGAGGAAGTTAGTAGTGGAGAGTACAATCTGAATGACTTAATTGGGGAGCATAAAGTTATCATATTGGCTCAAAAAGGTAAGTGA
- a CDS encoding RNA-guided endonuclease InsQ/TnpB family protein: MWRAKEKSNVVQLSFKYKIYPSKEVEEKLLRVMQVEAKVYNTLLDVITKARREGKKVTPVYTQAMIKDLKVEGKELVYSKALQMVNNVLWYNIRALHELKKKGKKVGKLRYKKILKFINYNQSGFKVEGDKLILSKIGSVKVLFHRPLEGRVKGVLIVKNATGWYAVFQTEVEKKPLPSNGKRVGIDVGVDKLVTTSDGIVIENPKVFDKIEKKIRLVQRILSRKKKGSKNYEKTRVKLAKLHEHAKNVMNDYIHKITAWLVEQYDEIYVEDLETKQMVERPKSKTLRKHILHSNFSLFLHHLSYKAERAGRRVVKVDPRNTSRMCARCGYVRNDLTLADRTFVCPSCGWVADRDYNASLNILCAGSGLPLVPVDGKPLLYIPFSEGVYSKFPGRSRKSSS, translated from the coding sequence ATGTGGAGAGCCAAGGAAAAGAGTAACGTAGTACAACTATCCTTCAAGTACAAGATTTACCCGTCTAAAGAAGTAGAGGAGAAACTCCTCAGAGTAATGCAAGTTGAAGCAAAAGTTTATAACACGTTATTAGACGTTATTACGAAAGCGAGAAGAGAGGGAAAGAAGGTAACTCCAGTTTATACACAAGCAATGATCAAGGACTTGAAAGTGGAGGGAAAGGAACTGGTATACTCAAAGGCTCTCCAAATGGTAAACAATGTATTATGGTATAATATTAGAGCACTTCACGAACTCAAGAAGAAAGGAAAGAAAGTTGGTAAGCTCAGATATAAGAAGATCCTCAAGTTCATAAACTATAATCAATCTGGTTTCAAGGTTGAGGGAGATAAGCTAATTCTCTCAAAGATAGGTTCCGTAAAGGTACTCTTTCACAGACCCTTAGAAGGGAGAGTAAAGGGAGTACTTATAGTGAAAAATGCTACAGGCTGGTATGCTGTATTTCAAACTGAGGTTGAAAAGAAACCATTACCGAGTAACGGTAAGAGAGTAGGCATTGACGTTGGTGTTGATAAACTAGTTACAACATCAGATGGTATTGTTATAGAAAATCCAAAAGTGTTCGACAAGATCGAGAAGAAAATACGTCTTGTCCAACGAATATTATCTAGGAAAAAGAAAGGTTCTAAAAACTATGAAAAGACTAGGGTTAAGCTCGCAAAACTTCACGAACACGCCAAGAACGTTATGAACGATTACATACACAAGATAACCGCATGGCTAGTGGAACAATATGACGAGATTTACGTTGAAGATCTGGAAACTAAACAAATGGTAGAGAGACCCAAAAGCAAGACCCTTAGGAAGCATATTCTTCACTCAAACTTCTCCCTCTTCCTTCATCACCTCTCCTACAAGGCTGAAAGAGCTGGTAGGAGGGTGGTGAAGGTAGACCCAAGAAACACGTCAAGGATGTGTGCGAGATGTGGTTATGTGAGAAACGACCTTACTCTTGCTGACAGAACATTTGTTTGTCCAAGCTGTGGTTGGGTGGCAGATCGTGATTATAATGCTTCTCTAAATATTCTTTGTGCGGGGTCGGGACTGCCCTTAGTGCCTGTGGACGGGAAACCTCTACTATACATTCCCTTCTCAGAGGGAGTGTATAGCAAGTTTCCCGGAAGAAGCAGGAAATCCTCATCGTGA
- the tnpA gene encoding IS200/IS605 family transposase: MRYRLNRNAHSVYSLYYHYVQVAKYRRKVFDNEEIVNFLKETIHEISNTFKVIDIGVDKDHFHMLFKAKPTLDIPRYINAIKTITSREIQRKFPQVKEKLWKGHLWSPSYFLATSGQVTLEENYVESQGKE; the protein is encoded by the coding sequence TTGCGGTACAGATTGAACAGAAATGCACATTCAGTTTACTCACTTTATTACCATTATGTCCAAGTAGCGAAGTACCGCAGGAAGGTGTTCGACAATGAAGAGATCGTAAATTTCTTAAAAGAAACAATTCATGAAATAAGCAATACATTCAAAGTTATAGACATTGGCGTCGACAAGGATCACTTCCACATGTTATTTAAGGCTAAACCAACCCTTGACATACCAAGGTACATAAACGCTATAAAGACAATAACCTCAAGGGAGATACAGAGAAAATTTCCACAAGTTAAGGAGAAGTTATGGAAGGGGCATCTATGGTCCCCATCCTACTTCTTGGCAACTAGCGGACAAGTTACGTTAGAGGAGAACTATGTGGAGAGCCAAGGAAAAGAGTAA